From Shewanella psychrophila, a single genomic window includes:
- a CDS encoding alpha/beta hydrolase — protein MRGIISPKLEGFLEQANVAIAEGKRNQVEFTPSLIRGNLNKLAAFMTSSPEIAFIEDRFLKFEGRELKVRVYSPAPNEKLPIILHFHGGGHMCGSVELYDPISRNLAAAAHSVVICVEYRLAPEHPYPAAIHDCQHALINYKQVLGNVCHNNIVAIVGDSAGGAICTTLAMNGLKNSAIKIDKQILIYPSVDYTMSCPSVQSNGKGFLLEQDKMRWYFQQYFQQSFGGNSAQSLKGSIEKCVEQDIRASVERSDGHSFGESANHNLRSSWDDHPNLNFDEHSGRAVQHEELIKKASPLYGPFSKAMPETLIITAGCDPLRDEGQAYANALSDAGIQVQHHQFDGMIHAYMLLHELVKDECNHTYHLIAKFMN, from the coding sequence ATGCGAGGCATAATATCACCGAAGCTAGAAGGTTTTCTTGAGCAGGCCAATGTAGCCATAGCCGAGGGGAAACGCAATCAAGTTGAATTTACCCCCAGCCTAATACGCGGCAACCTGAATAAGCTGGCCGCCTTTATGACCAGCTCTCCTGAAATCGCATTTATCGAAGACAGGTTTCTGAAATTTGAAGGGCGAGAACTAAAGGTACGTGTCTATAGCCCTGCACCGAACGAGAAATTGCCGATTATCCTGCATTTTCATGGTGGCGGCCACATGTGCGGTAGTGTCGAGCTATACGATCCCATCAGCAGAAATCTGGCAGCAGCGGCGCACAGCGTAGTGATCTGCGTCGAATATCGATTAGCCCCTGAGCATCCTTATCCGGCGGCAATACATGACTGTCAGCATGCCTTGATCAACTATAAGCAAGTGCTGGGTAACGTGTGTCATAACAATATAGTTGCCATTGTCGGCGACAGTGCAGGCGGCGCCATCTGCACAACTTTGGCCATGAACGGCTTGAAGAACAGCGCCATCAAGATAGACAAGCAGATCCTTATCTACCCAAGCGTCGACTACACCATGAGTTGCCCATCGGTGCAGAGTAATGGCAAGGGTTTCTTGCTGGAACAAGACAAGATGCGTTGGTACTTTCAGCAGTATTTTCAGCAGAGCTTTGGCGGAAATTCAGCTCAAAGCCTTAAAGGGAGTATTGAAAAATGTGTTGAGCAGGACATTAGGGCAAGTGTTGAGAGAAGCGATGGCCATAGCTTTGGGGAAAGTGCTAACCATAATCTTAGATCGAGCTGGGACGATCATCCGAATCTGAATTTTGATGAGCACTCGGGCCGAGCCGTTCAACATGAAGAGCTAATCAAAAAAGCCTCACCACTCTACGGCCCCTTTTCCAAAGCGATGCCAGAGACGCTCATCATCACAGCAGGCTGCGACCCATTACGGGACGAAGGGCAAGCATACGCCAACGCCTTAAGCGATGCAGGCATTCAGGTACAACATCACCAATTCGATGGCATGATCCACGCCTACATGCTGCTACATGAACTCGTCAAAGATGAATGTAACCACACCTACCACCTCATCGCAAAATTCATGAACTAA
- a CDS encoding 3-hydroxybutyrate dehydrogenase yields the protein MLSGKVALITGSTSGIGLATAHVLAEKGIDLVLHGLMTDIEGQALAAEFSERYQIQTLFDNADLRDGDTIDEFMSRALNKMGSIDILINNAGIQHTEGVASFPVAKWNDIIAINLSSAFHTIKKFLPGMREKRWGRIINIASVHGLVASLNKSAYCAAKHGIVGLTKVVALECAEQGITANAICPGWVDTPLINNQISDIATQNQTSFDEAKYQLVKAKQPLPEMLDPRQIGELVLFLCSDAARGITGSSIPMDGAWTAQ from the coding sequence ATGTTAAGTGGAAAAGTCGCCCTCATTACAGGTTCAACCAGCGGAATAGGATTAGCCACAGCCCATGTATTAGCCGAGAAGGGCATAGACCTCGTTCTCCATGGCTTGATGACCGATATTGAAGGGCAAGCCTTGGCGGCTGAATTTTCTGAACGTTATCAGATACAGACGCTGTTTGATAATGCCGATTTGCGTGATGGCGATACCATAGATGAGTTTATGAGCAGGGCTCTGAATAAGATGGGTTCAATCGATATCTTAATCAATAATGCGGGCATTCAACATACTGAAGGTGTGGCCAGCTTTCCGGTGGCCAAGTGGAACGATATTATCGCTATCAATCTCTCTTCTGCCTTTCATACCATTAAAAAATTTCTACCGGGCATGCGGGAGAAACGTTGGGGGCGCATCATCAATATTGCCTCGGTACATGGCTTGGTGGCATCGTTAAATAAGTCGGCTTACTGCGCGGCTAAGCACGGCATCGTCGGTCTGACTAAGGTGGTGGCACTGGAGTGTGCTGAGCAGGGGATCACAGCTAATGCAATCTGTCCGGGTTGGGTTGATACACCACTTATCAATAATCAGATATCCGATATCGCGACTCAAAATCAAACCAGCTTCGATGAGGCAAAATATCAGCTGGTGAAGGCGAAGCAACCTCTCCCTGAGATGCTAGACCCAAGACAGATAGGGGAGTTGGTGCTGTTTCTTTGTAGTGATGCCGCCAGAGGGATCACCGGTTCTTCCATCCCCATGGACGGAGCCTGGACGGCGCAATAA
- a CDS encoding PAS domain-containing hybrid sensor histidine kinase/response regulator: MLAWLSLDTWLISFISIAYLGLLFVVAQWGQGQAKAKWASRPWVYSLSLGVSCTSWAFYGTVGQAATTGAWLAPIYIGSILCLVLAWPMLMRMLKIIKAENLTSIADFIACRYDRSPKIAATIAIVSLLGTIPYIALQLRAISTSFDLLTGTFQSGISTAFVVTLVLIVFSILFGTRQIAASKQNQGLVLAIAFSSVVKLFALTTVGIFATFFIFDGFGELLTQQASLKQLPDSGSLYFVAIQIILGAITIFILPQEFHMMMIENHHEHELKAARWLFPLYLILINVFVLPIAIAGQLTFPGGSVDADTYVLTIPLFYQQAWLGVLVYVGGLAAATSMVIVAAIVLSTMISTEILTPLLLRHPKFNAEQTPQLAGVLLNLRRVSIGAILLFAFAFERFIDQQNHLAGIGLLSFVLLSQFAPAAVGALFWRQATSKGAFIGLIVGSCVWLYSLLLPVIFPEASWVILGPLGISWLTPTSLFGLTWLDPITHGVFYSLLANLSSYLIISLLSRRSVGETIQAELFLNRRQSQFERHLSVDDLYSLLHRFIDKEEAGNLLAYAKQQELTDASFNDSKGEHKLESRRESKRDKNSDQLVEYTRLKLSGILGSASTRMVMKAASFSQEVPLEDVVSIVDEASQIFEFNRELLQSGVENIEQGISVVDADMRLVAWNQRYIELLGYPDDFVKAGIPIEDLIRFNIEHGVITGDETNSLIQRRLEHMRSGNGHYFQRTLPSGVVLEIRGQAMPGGGFVSTFSDITAHIQAEKALQLANETLEKRVASRTHELAKAKAEAEAANSSKTRFLAAASHDLMQPFNALTLFTDMLKQKVKSTELVDLAAHIEDSLNVVENLLSDLVEISRLDGSSQKVELSHFAIDDLLSTLTNEFSAQSRQEGINFSYGFSSCFVETDQRMLRRIIQNFLSNAFHYSPVGGVIGPVSASSQAGETLTVATDFEPRVVLGVRRFKEHVSIQIWDNGPGIPDDKQQAIFGEFERLDQTREIPGLGLGLAISDRIAKLLDLKISLHSELGRGTCFAIQIPRIDKHKRRSNIVSFPAGEGQTTKTQFNIAVLVIDNDELMLKAISSQLTEWGCDVLSAKDEASARQLLSRQSEARSQMPKLIIADYHLDEDQNGVDLTQRLLGSHAGLTKSPPSCVICSADPSEQVRQHTSSGGFAFVRKPVKAIALKRMIKKLP; this comes from the coding sequence TTGCTAGCTTGGCTGTCTCTAGATACCTGGTTGATCTCTTTTATCTCTATTGCCTATTTGGGTCTGTTGTTTGTGGTCGCTCAATGGGGCCAGGGGCAAGCTAAAGCTAAGTGGGCCAGCAGACCTTGGGTTTACAGCCTCTCTCTGGGGGTGAGTTGCACCTCCTGGGCGTTTTACGGCACAGTTGGGCAAGCGGCGACCACTGGGGCCTGGCTGGCTCCCATCTACATAGGTTCCATCCTTTGCTTGGTACTTGCCTGGCCCATGTTGATGCGAATGTTGAAGATCATCAAGGCGGAGAACCTGACCTCTATCGCCGATTTCATCGCCTGTCGCTACGACCGCTCGCCTAAGATAGCAGCCACAATCGCCATCGTTTCCTTGCTAGGTACCATTCCTTATATCGCGCTACAGCTGCGGGCAATCAGCACCAGCTTCGACTTGCTCACCGGCACCTTTCAGTCGGGAATAAGCACAGCCTTCGTGGTGACTCTGGTGTTGATCGTATTTAGCATTCTTTTCGGTACCCGCCAGATAGCCGCTAGCAAGCAAAATCAGGGGTTGGTACTGGCCATCGCCTTTAGCTCTGTGGTTAAGTTGTTTGCCCTGACTACAGTGGGTATTTTTGCTACCTTCTTTATCTTCGATGGCTTCGGCGAGCTACTGACCCAACAGGCGAGCCTAAAACAGCTTCCTGACAGTGGCTCACTCTATTTCGTGGCGATACAGATCATTCTTGGCGCGATAACCATCTTTATCTTGCCCCAAGAATTTCACATGATGATGATCGAAAATCATCATGAGCATGAGCTGAAGGCGGCGCGTTGGCTGTTTCCTCTGTATCTTATTTTGATCAATGTGTTCGTGTTGCCCATCGCCATAGCGGGTCAGCTGACCTTCCCCGGTGGCAGCGTCGATGCGGATACTTATGTGCTCACTATTCCGCTTTTTTATCAGCAGGCCTGGCTGGGCGTTCTGGTTTATGTGGGCGGTCTGGCCGCAGCGACCAGCATGGTGATTGTGGCTGCGATTGTGCTCAGCACCATGATCTCCACCGAGATCTTAACTCCCTTGCTGCTACGCCATCCCAAGTTTAATGCCGAGCAGACGCCACAGTTAGCAGGTGTACTGCTTAACCTGAGACGGGTATCCATTGGGGCTATTTTACTGTTCGCCTTTGCTTTCGAGCGATTTATTGACCAGCAGAATCATCTGGCGGGGATCGGTCTGCTTTCATTTGTCTTATTATCTCAATTTGCTCCGGCGGCGGTAGGCGCACTGTTTTGGCGACAGGCAACATCTAAAGGCGCCTTCATCGGCCTAATAGTTGGCAGCTGTGTCTGGCTTTACAGCCTCTTGTTGCCGGTCATTTTTCCCGAGGCCAGTTGGGTTATTTTGGGCCCCTTGGGTATAAGTTGGCTGACACCGACATCTCTGTTTGGCTTAACTTGGCTAGATCCTATCACTCATGGGGTGTTCTATAGCCTGTTGGCGAACTTGAGCAGTTATCTCATCATCTCACTGTTATCTCGCCGAAGCGTGGGGGAGACCATACAGGCCGAGCTGTTTTTGAATCGTAGACAGAGTCAGTTCGAACGTCACCTGTCGGTGGATGATTTATATAGCTTGTTGCATCGATTTATAGATAAAGAAGAAGCCGGTAACCTGCTAGCGTACGCTAAGCAACAAGAGCTTACAGATGCGTCCTTCAATGACAGTAAAGGAGAGCATAAATTAGAGAGTCGGCGAGAGAGTAAGCGTGATAAAAACAGCGATCAGCTAGTGGAATATACCCGGCTTAAGCTCTCTGGGATTTTGGGCTCAGCATCTACCCGCATGGTGATGAAGGCGGCGTCATTTTCTCAAGAGGTACCCCTAGAAGATGTGGTTAGTATCGTCGATGAGGCCAGCCAAATCTTCGAGTTTAATCGTGAGCTATTGCAGTCCGGAGTGGAGAATATCGAGCAGGGGATCAGCGTGGTCGACGCCGACATGCGTCTGGTGGCCTGGAATCAGAGGTATATCGAGCTATTGGGGTATCCAGATGACTTTGTTAAGGCGGGGATCCCCATCGAGGATTTGATCCGCTTCAATATCGAACATGGGGTGATCACCGGCGATGAGACCAATAGCTTAATTCAGCGACGCCTAGAGCATATGCGTTCGGGTAACGGCCACTATTTTCAACGAACCTTACCAAGCGGGGTAGTGCTGGAGATCCGTGGGCAAGCTATGCCTGGCGGCGGTTTTGTCAGCACATTCTCAGACATTACAGCCCATATTCAGGCCGAGAAAGCGCTGCAGCTGGCTAACGAAACCTTAGAGAAGCGTGTAGCGAGTCGCACCCACGAGCTAGCAAAGGCCAAGGCCGAGGCGGAAGCGGCGAACAGCTCTAAGACCCGTTTTCTTGCCGCCGCCAGCCATGATTTGATGCAACCTTTCAATGCTCTGACGCTGTTTACCGATATGCTTAAGCAAAAGGTCAAGTCCACCGAGCTGGTGGACCTTGCCGCTCATATCGAAGACTCACTCAATGTTGTGGAGAACCTGCTGTCTGACTTAGTTGAAATATCCCGCCTCGATGGCAGCTCGCAAAAAGTGGAACTGAGTCATTTTGCCATCGATGACCTGTTATCGACGTTAACTAACGAGTTCAGCGCCCAGTCCAGGCAAGAGGGCATCAATTTCAGTTACGGGTTTTCCAGCTGCTTCGTAGAAACTGATCAGCGAATGCTGAGGCGCATTATTCAAAACTTCCTCTCCAATGCATTTCACTACTCACCAGTAGGTGGGGTTATAGGCCCAGTGTCTGCCAGCTCACAGGCAGGTGAAACACTCACAGTGGCAACCGATTTTGAGCCCAGAGTAGTGCTGGGAGTGAGACGCTTCAAAGAGCATGTCTCGATTCAGATATGGGATAATGGCCCGGGTATTCCTGACGATAAACAGCAGGCGATTTTTGGTGAGTTTGAGCGTTTAGACCAGACTCGGGAGATCCCCGGACTGGGTTTGGGGTTAGCCATTTCCGACCGTATCGCTAAGCTGCTTGATCTTAAGATCAGCCTACACTCTGAGTTAGGCCGAGGTACTTGTTTTGCTATTCAGATCCCTAGAATCGACAAACATAAGCGTCGTAGCAATATTGTTAGCTTTCCAGCTGGTGAGGGTCAAACGACTAAGACACAATTTAACATCGCTGTGTTGGTGATAGACAACGATGAGCTGATGCTCAAGGCCATCTCGTCTCAACTCACCGAGTGGGGCTGTGATGTTTTATCTGCAAAGGATGAAGCCAGTGCGCGACAACTTCTGTCGCGTCAGAGCGAAGCTCGTAGTCAAATGCCTAAGCTTATCATCGCTGATTATCACCTCGACGAAGATCAAAACGGCGTCGACTTAACCCAACGCCTACTGGGCAGTCACGCCGGATTAACCAAAAGTCCACCCAGCTGCGTTATCTGCTCGGCTGATCCCTCGGAGCAAGTTCGCCAACACACAAGTTCGGGCGGTTTTGCCTTCGTGCGCAAACCGGTGAAAGCCATTGCTTTGAAGCGCATGATTAAGAAGTTGCCATAA
- a CDS encoding cytochrome P450, with protein MKSLSQLSGPPATSILGHVSAFKQTDIHLQMLEWIKQYGDIFRLRLGVKPVMIVAEPKLIKALLRSRPEQFRRIKSVESVFDEAGLNGIFSAEGEKWKTHRKLTEPSFQPSHLKHFFPLLQVITKRLENRFEHLAASGQEFDLLDEFKRYSVDVTTWLAFGEDFNSLENSSSRLEACLKTVFPTMNKRITSPLPIWRFFPSKADKAFDASLEEVKTLVKGFIGNQKKKIADNPELAVKPENMLQVMLTVQQGDPSLSDEDIIANAVTFLLAGEDTTANTLTWMAFLLSNDEEAEERLNQELLESNDNGVLGWPLPRLPFLNAITYEAMRLKPVTPLLYLEPTQDTQVGDYSVDKGTPIFLILHANGFNPDLFSDPGSFSPDRWLDKEQASFSSLQPFGGGARLCPGRMLAMMEIKLAFSALFRDFSLQPMQASSEVKEQFAFTMSPHGFRCKIHKRSKLESMRSAVN; from the coding sequence ATGAAATCACTCTCTCAATTATCCGGGCCTCCGGCAACGAGTATTCTCGGACATGTAAGTGCATTTAAGCAAACGGATATCCACCTCCAGATGTTGGAATGGATTAAGCAGTATGGAGATATATTTCGGCTAAGGTTAGGGGTTAAGCCTGTGATGATAGTGGCCGAGCCAAAATTGATTAAGGCCTTGTTACGTAGTCGCCCTGAGCAATTCAGAAGAATTAAGAGCGTTGAATCGGTTTTTGATGAGGCCGGGCTCAATGGCATATTTTCAGCGGAGGGTGAGAAGTGGAAAACCCACAGAAAGCTCACAGAACCTAGTTTTCAGCCTAGTCACCTTAAGCATTTCTTCCCCCTGTTACAGGTCATCACTAAGAGACTGGAGAACCGATTCGAACACTTAGCCGCTTCGGGGCAAGAGTTCGATCTTTTAGATGAATTTAAGCGTTATAGCGTCGACGTAACGACTTGGCTGGCATTCGGCGAAGACTTCAATTCTTTGGAAAATAGCTCATCCAGATTAGAAGCTTGCCTGAAAACAGTGTTCCCAACCATGAACAAACGGATCACATCCCCTCTTCCTATCTGGCGCTTTTTTCCATCGAAAGCAGATAAGGCCTTCGATGCTTCACTGGAGGAGGTCAAGACGCTGGTAAAGGGGTTTATCGGTAACCAAAAGAAAAAAATAGCAGACAACCCTGAGTTGGCTGTGAAACCGGAAAACATGTTGCAGGTCATGCTGACTGTGCAACAAGGAGACCCATCTCTTTCCGATGAAGATATCATAGCCAATGCGGTCACTTTCCTGTTAGCGGGAGAGGATACCACTGCTAATACGCTCACCTGGATGGCATTCTTATTATCAAATGATGAGGAGGCGGAGGAGCGCTTAAATCAAGAACTATTGGAGTCGAATGATAATGGCGTCTTAGGCTGGCCGCTTCCCAGGTTACCTTTTCTTAACGCCATCACCTATGAGGCGATGCGATTGAAACCTGTGACGCCGCTACTTTACCTTGAGCCCACACAAGATACCCAAGTGGGTGACTATAGTGTCGATAAGGGAACACCGATATTTTTAATTTTACACGCCAATGGTTTCAACCCTGACTTGTTCAGTGATCCTGGCAGCTTCAGCCCTGATCGTTGGCTGGACAAAGAGCAGGCCTCATTTTCTTCACTTCAACCTTTTGGGGGCGGAGCTAGGTTGTGCCCCGGTAGAATGCTGGCCATGATGGAGATTAAGCTGGCATTCAGCGCTCTGTTTAGAGACTTCAGTCTACAGCCTATGCAGGCGAGCAGCGAAGTGAAAGAACAGTTTGCTTTTACTATGTCACCACATGGATTCAGGTGTAAAATACACAAACGGAGCAAGTTAGAATCGATGAGATCCGCTGTTAATTAA
- a CDS encoding helix-turn-helix transcriptional regulator: MRLLEGDNISLNIKQVSDVYQMFSASSSCDEIMQCAKTLQNLLEVDGVALITLMIRPDHSINIERVVSSGFGFAAKSAEWDNIYQKKKFQYIDPIVSCSKSFRNSFNWTSVPSMMSLSENQFNFLERAQEMGLKEGASIGSFSSRHIYKELNITSVCGCSLNSEQLATLELINAVSAQAMTRLMHPVEELTKREREILAWSSEGKSSWEIGMICSITERTVKFHLKNIYKKLNVQNRAQAIVCAIRQGLI, encoded by the coding sequence ATGAGATTGCTGGAAGGGGATAATATCTCGCTTAATATAAAGCAAGTTTCAGATGTGTATCAAATGTTTAGTGCCTCATCATCATGTGATGAGATAATGCAATGTGCTAAGACACTACAGAATTTGCTGGAAGTTGATGGCGTCGCTCTCATAACTCTGATGATCCGTCCGGATCACAGTATTAATATCGAGAGGGTCGTCAGTTCCGGATTTGGTTTTGCAGCCAAGAGTGCAGAGTGGGACAACATATATCAGAAGAAAAAATTTCAATATATCGATCCGATAGTGAGCTGCTCCAAGTCATTCAGGAACTCTTTCAATTGGACTTCTGTCCCTTCGATGATGTCGCTGTCTGAGAACCAATTCAACTTTCTGGAGAGAGCACAGGAAATGGGTTTGAAGGAGGGAGCTAGTATAGGCTCTTTCTCTTCCAGACATATCTACAAAGAGCTGAATATTACCTCTGTATGTGGTTGCTCACTCAATTCGGAGCAGCTTGCGACCTTAGAACTGATTAATGCGGTTTCGGCTCAGGCTATGACCCGTCTTATGCACCCGGTGGAAGAGTTGACTAAGAGGGAGCGAGAGATACTGGCCTGGTCTTCTGAAGGCAAGTCATCTTGGGAAATTGGCATGATCTGTTCTATTACGGAGAGAACGGTAAAGTTTCATCTGAAAAACATTTATAAAAAACTCAATGTACAAAATAGGGCTCAAGCGATAGTTTGTGCAATTAGGCAAGGGTTAATATAG
- a CDS encoding cold shock domain-containing protein produces the protein MMKGTVKWFNNTKGFGFICPGAGGEDVFAHYSAIQMEGYRTLAAGQTVEYMVEAGPKGMHALAITPTGEISLN, from the coding sequence ATGATGAAAGGAACGGTTAAGTGGTTTAATAACACCAAAGGTTTTGGATTTATCTGTCCAGGTGCCGGTGGTGAAGATGTTTTTGCCCACTATTCTGCCATACAGATGGAAGGTTACCGGACTCTTGCGGCGGGTCAAACCGTCGAATATATGGTTGAAGCTGGTCCTAAAGGCATGCACGCATTGGCCATAACACCAACAGGTGAAATTTCATTAAATTAG
- a CDS encoding IS5 family transposase, translating to MGKAKRKMTNWSQYNKALINRGSLTFWIDEHAISSWCCSEHHGRRGRGYIYSDVAIETALVVKGVFNLSLRALEGFTTSVFQLMNVPLTSPSYSCISKRAKTVNIKYRSPSRGSVAHVVIDSTGLKVYGEGEWKTRKHGKEKRRTWRKLHLAVDANTHEVVAAEVTLVNVADNEVLPTLIKPLRRQIKQVSADGAYDTKACHKLLQRKGCKPTIPPRSSAGFWEDGHPRNEAVRALKNNELAQWKKENDYHLRSLSETAMYRYKQLISPKLSLRDYNAQVGEALAGVKAMNKVIRLGMPVRKQAA from the coding sequence ATGGGTAAAGCTAAGCGTAAAATGACCAATTGGTCTCAGTACAACAAGGCATTGATTAATCGAGGGTCCTTGACCTTTTGGATTGATGAGCACGCCATTAGCTCTTGGTGTTGCTCTGAACATCACGGCCGCCGTGGCCGTGGGTATATTTACTCTGATGTTGCTATTGAAACTGCATTGGTTGTTAAAGGTGTATTCAACTTATCACTGAGAGCACTAGAAGGTTTCACTACCTCGGTTTTCCAGCTTATGAATGTGCCACTAACCTCACCAAGCTATAGCTGCATTAGCAAACGTGCCAAGACCGTAAATATCAAATATCGCTCACCGAGTCGTGGCTCTGTGGCACATGTAGTGATTGATTCAACGGGCCTCAAAGTTTACGGCGAGGGAGAATGGAAGACTCGAAAGCATGGTAAAGAAAAGCGTCGTACCTGGCGTAAGTTACACCTCGCAGTAGATGCTAATACGCATGAAGTCGTAGCAGCAGAAGTCACTCTGGTTAACGTTGCTGATAATGAAGTGTTACCCACATTAATCAAGCCGTTAAGAAGACAGATTAAACAAGTTTCTGCTGATGGAGCATACGACACCAAAGCGTGTCACAAACTACTTCAGCGTAAAGGTTGCAAACCCACTATCCCACCAAGAAGCAGTGCTGGGTTTTGGGAGGATGGGCATCCTCGAAACGAGGCTGTGAGAGCCCTCAAAAATAATGAGTTAGCGCAATGGAAGAAGGAAAATGACTATCACTTACGGTCACTATCTGAAACAGCAATGTACCGATATAAGCAACTAATTAGTCCGAAACTTAGCCTACGAGATTATAATGCTCAAGTAGGTGAAGCGCTGGCAGGTGTAAAGGCAATGAACAAAGTCATAAGACTAGGAATGCCAGTTAGGAAACAGGCTGCCTAG
- a CDS encoding 3-oxoacid CoA-transferase subunit B, producing the protein MALSREQLAQRVAQELQDGYYVNLGIGIPTLVANYIPHGIEVMLQSENGLLGMGQFPTEEEIDADLINAGKQTVTMATGAAIFDSAESFAMIRGGHVDLTVLGAFEVDTQGNIASYMIPGKLIKGMGGAMDLVAGADNIIVTMTHASKHGVSKLLTKCTLPLTGKACIKRVLTDLALMEIKQDKFHLIERAPGVSIEEIITLTAGEIVVPEHVPEMFFQT; encoded by the coding sequence ATGGCACTTTCAAGAGAACAATTAGCCCAACGTGTCGCTCAGGAATTACAAGATGGCTACTACGTCAATCTAGGCATAGGCATTCCGACCTTAGTGGCTAACTATATTCCACACGGCATAGAGGTGATGCTTCAGTCAGAAAATGGTTTGCTGGGCATGGGGCAGTTTCCCACCGAGGAGGAAATAGATGCCGATCTTATCAACGCCGGCAAGCAGACAGTCACTATGGCTACCGGAGCCGCAATATTCGATTCGGCCGAATCTTTTGCCATGATCCGTGGCGGCCATGTAGATCTCACGGTACTAGGGGCATTTGAGGTCGATACCCAAGGTAATATCGCTTCCTATATGATCCCCGGAAAACTCATTAAGGGCATGGGCGGCGCCATGGACTTAGTCGCGGGCGCCGACAATATCATAGTGACCATGACACATGCCTCTAAACACGGTGTATCTAAGCTACTCACTAAGTGCACCCTGCCTTTAACAGGCAAGGCCTGTATCAAACGGGTGCTCACCGACCTGGCACTTATGGAAATAAAACAGGACAAGTTCCACCTTATTGAGCGCGCACCAGGCGTCAGCATCGAGGAGATAATCACGCTCACGGCAGGTGAGATAGTCGTGCCAGAACATGTACCCGAGATGTTCTTTCAGACATAG
- a CDS encoding MFS transporter has translation MASMHINSLASASFISGAVTLAKIVGTFGAALITIKFGVKYAFLIASLLIVSGLMTPYAPNYEFLLLSRFLMGLGGAFMIVYFNPIVMHWFSPEERPVVNGINAVAFNVGTAIILWSMADINALTGSWQNSLILFSVSSLLLAAAWLLVKFETDPHKDTSHASAETHYSYMDGLKDKFNWAYGFTYSGLLSFYICLFTFYPKAGISQSKWVIGFGILGTIAGILYSRRKPLRLPIIRLSGIIITLSIFGLSFSGDLWVQTLSAITLGFFIFFPVTALVSIPHELPGMTGQRITVVFSLFYSISYLLSTIILWLFGKLVDINDGDYSASFILITLLSSTFFIGSYLLPETGKVKELTPCEA, from the coding sequence ATGGCTTCCATGCATATAAACAGCCTGGCTTCTGCCAGTTTTATCAGCGGCGCCGTGACTCTGGCAAAGATAGTCGGCACCTTCGGTGCGGCCTTAATTACGATTAAATTCGGGGTCAAATATGCCTTCTTGATCGCCAGTCTCTTGATTGTCTCCGGCCTAATGACCCCCTACGCGCCTAACTATGAGTTCTTGCTTTTAAGTCGCTTCTTGATGGGGCTCGGCGGCGCATTTATGATCGTCTACTTCAACCCCATAGTGATGCATTGGTTTAGCCCAGAAGAGCGTCCTGTGGTGAACGGCATCAATGCGGTGGCCTTTAATGTGGGGACTGCCATCATCTTGTGGTCCATGGCTGATATCAATGCCCTCACCGGCAGCTGGCAGAACAGCTTGATACTCTTCTCTGTCTCCAGCTTACTGCTCGCTGCAGCCTGGTTGCTGGTAAAATTCGAAACCGATCCCCACAAGGACACAAGTCATGCCTCAGCCGAGACACATTACAGCTACATGGATGGCCTCAAAGATAAGTTTAACTGGGCTTACGGCTTCACTTATTCTGGCCTGTTATCATTCTATATCTGCTTGTTTACCTTCTATCCCAAGGCAGGAATAAGCCAGAGTAAGTGGGTGATAGGTTTTGGTATCCTTGGCACCATAGCCGGAATACTCTATAGCAGGCGTAAGCCACTGCGCCTGCCGATAATCCGCCTGTCGGGCATTATAATCACTTTGTCCATATTCGGCCTGTCATTTAGCGGCGACCTATGGGTACAAACCCTGTCGGCCATCACTCTGGGCTTTTTCATCTTCTTCCCGGTCACGGCTCTGGTCTCTATCCCCCATGAGTTACCGGGCATGACGGGACAAAGAATTACAGTGGTATTCAGTCTTTTCTATTCCATCAGTTACCTGTTATCTACTATCATCTTGTGGCTCTTTGGCAAGTTAGTCGATATCAACGATGGAGACTATAGCGCCTCGTTTATTCTGATAACCTTGCTCAGCAGCACTTTCTTTATCGGCAGCTATCTACTACCGGAAACAGGAAAAGTTAAGGAGTTAACCCCATGCGAGGCATAA